In Melitaea cinxia chromosome 11, ilMelCinx1.1, whole genome shotgun sequence, a genomic segment contains:
- the LOC123657905 gene encoding neurotrimin-like, with product MTLFIYLYCVIWITLLTVCCTTTGQGMPNGVNVVSVAPIEVPNESMYPRFAEPIPNVTVTVGRDALLACVVDNLRGFKVAWVRMDTQTILSIHHNIITQNPRISLSYNDHRSWYLHIKNVQEVDRGWYMCQVNTDPMRSRKGYLQVVVPPSIIDNMTSTDMVVREGTDVTLVCQASGYPEPYVMWRREDGQDFNYNGESVGVVDGETLTITKVSRLHMGAYLCIASNGVPPSISKRIMLMVQFPPMLSIPNQLEGAYIGQDVTLECHTEAFPSSINYWTTDRGDMIISEMEIVGGKYEAFPVDSGYNKFMMLKIRNITKEDFGSYKCIAKNSLGETDGIIKLDEIPVPPSALTTTQKSILDNQTIKKKGQLQIVRTNDAVSSTFQGVAFGEQIRDFDLYEEENSAVTPKIEKLIYVLLLLPYIYHVISVSLQLQS from the exons gtCAGGGAATGCCCAACGGAGTAAATGTAGTATCCGTTGCTCCTATAGAGGTTCCCAATG AGTCAATGTACCCGAGATTCGCTGAGCCGATCCCCAACGTGACAGTAACAGTCGGTAGAGATGCTTTACTGGCGTGTGTTGTGGATAACTTAAGAGGGTTcaag GTTGCCTGGGTCCGTATGGATACACAAACAATCCTGAGCATCCACCACAACATAATAACTCAGAATCCTCGCATCAGCCTGTCGTACAACGACCACCGCTCGTGGTACCTGCACATAAAGAACGTGCAGGAGGTGGACCGCGGCTGGTACATGTGTCAGGTCAACACTGACCCGATGCGCTCGAGAAAAGGATACCTCCAAGTTGTAG TGCCGCCATCGATCATTGACAATATGACATCCACGGACATGGTAGTGAGGGAAGGTACGGATGTGACCTTGGTGTGTCAGGCGTCAGGCTACCCGGAGCCCTATGTTATGTGGAGGCGCGAAGACGGGCAGGATTTTAACTATAACGGAGAATCTG TGGGTGTAGTCGACGGTGAAACTTTAACAATAACGAAAGTGTCACGGCTGCACATGGGCGCTTACCTGTGTATAGCATCAAACGGTGTTCCTCCGTCAATTAGCAAACGCATCATGCTCATGGTACAAT TTCCGCCTATGCTCTCAATCCCAAATCAGTTGGAAGGGGCGTACATCGGTCAGGACGTGACGTTGGAATGTCACACTGAGGCATTCCCCTCCTCAATCAACTACTGGACAACAGACCGTGGAGATATGATCATTTCCG AAATGGAAATTGTAGGTGGCAAGTACGAGGCGTTTCCCGTGGATAGCGGCTACAACAAATTTATGATGCTCAAGATTCGCAATATAACCAAAGAAGATTTCGGCAGTTATAAATGTATCGCGAAGAACTCGTTGGGCGAAACGGACGGCATCATCAAACTCGATG aaataccAGTACCGCCGTCGGCTCTCACAACTACGCAAAAATCAATACTGGATAATCAAACGATCAAAAAAAAAG GTCAACTTCAAATTGTACGAACGAATGACGCGGTCAGTTCCACCTTCCAAGGTGTAGCTTTCGGTGAACAAATAAGAGATTTTG atttATATGAAGAAGAAAACAGTGCAGTTACAccgaaaatagaaaaattaatatacgtCTTACTATTATTACCTTATATTTATCATGTTATAAGTGTTTCGTTACAATTACAATCTTGA